In Rhodamnia argentea isolate NSW1041297 chromosome 4, ASM2092103v1, whole genome shotgun sequence, the following proteins share a genomic window:
- the LOC115752610 gene encoding transmembrane 9 superfamily member 8-like yields MGKAALGQNLWISVCVLLFVPARSFYLPGVAPQEFKKGEALTVKVNKLTSTKTQLPYTFYSLDYCRPPKIVDSAENLGEVLRGDRIENSPYEFKMREPQMCNILCRNTLNAKTAKDFKEKIDDEYRVNMILDNLPLVVPLERTEQRNSIVYQRGFDVGFKGQYAGTKEQKHFIYNHLSFTVKFHQDKETGATRIIGFEVKPFSVKHAYEGKWSEKSTLTTCNPHAKRLVTTSETPQEVEDEKEVIFTYDVDFEESDIKWASRWDTYLLMADDQMHWFSIINSLMIVLFLSGMVAMIMLRTLYRDISKYNQLETQEEAQEETGWKMVHGDVFRPPANSDLLCVYVGTGVQFFGMILVTMIFALLGFLSPSNRGGLMTAMVVLWVFMGLFAGYSSARLYKMFKGTEWKKITLKTALMFPATIFSVFFVLNALIWGQKSSGAVPFGTMFVLVVLWFGISVPLVFVGSYVGFKKPAIEDPVKTNKIPRQIPDQAWYMRPAFSILIGGILPFGAVFIELFFILTSIWLHQFYYIFGILFIVFLILIVTCAEITVVLCYFQLCSEDYQWWWRSYLTSGSSALYLFLYAAFYFFTKLNITKPVSGALYFGYMLIGSYAFFVLTGMIGFYACFWFTRLIYSSVKID; encoded by the exons ATGGGGAAAGCTGCTCTCGGTCAGAATCTATGGATCTCTGTTTGTGTATTGCTCTTCGTTCCCGCTCGGTCGTTTTATCTTCCCGGTGTCGCTCCTCAGGAGTTTAAGAAG GGAGAAGCTTTGACCGTGAAGGTGAACAAATTGACATCGACAAAAACACAGCTTCCTTACACCTTTTACTCCCTCGATTATTGTCGGCCTCCTAAAATTGTTGATAGTGCGGAGAATCTTGGAGAAGTTCTTCGGGGTGATCGGATTGAAAACTCTCCTTATGAG TTCAAAATGAGAGAACCCCAGATGTGCAATATTCTTTGTCGAAACACTCTTAATGCAAAAACGGCAAAAGATTTCAAGGAAAAGATAGATGATGAGTATCGAGTGAACAT GATATTGGACAATCTCCCTTTGGTGGTTCCATTAGAAAGGACTGAACAGAGAAACTCCATTGTGTATCAACGCGGCTTTGATGTTGGCTTCAAGGGACAATATGCTGGA ACTAAGGAGCAGAAACATTTTATCTACAATCACTTGTCGTTTACGGTCAAGTTTCACCAAGATAAAGAAACAGGGGCCACAAGAATTATTGGTTTTGAGGTTAAACCATTCAG CGTGAAACATGCATATGAAGGCAAATGGAGCGAGAAGAGTACTCTCACCACCTGTAATCCTCATGCAAAGCGTCTGGTTACTACCTCTGAAACTCCTCAAGAGGTCGAAGATGAGAAAGAGGTTATATTTACATATGATGTTGATTTCGAG GAGAGTGACATCAAGTGGGCTTCTCGATGGGACACTTATCTTTTGATGGCCGATGACCAGATGCACTGGTTCTCTATAATCAATTCTCTGATGATCGTCCTGTTCCTCTCTGGAATGGTGGCTATGATTATGCTACGTACCCTCTACCGCGATATCTCAAAGTACAACCAATTGGAGACCCAAGAAGAAGCCCAGGAAGAGACGGGCTGGAAGATGGTACATGGGGATGTGTTCCGTCCTCCTGCCAACTCGGACTTACTATGTGTCTATGTTGGGACAGGGGTCCAATTTTTTGGGATGATTCTTGTCACCATGATCTTTGCTCTGCTTGGTTTCCTCTCTCCTTCCAACCGAGGCGGTCTGATGACCGCAATGGTCGTGCTCTGGGTCTTTATGGGCCTTTTCGCAGGGTACTCGTCAGCTCGCCTGTACAAGATGTTCAAGGGAACGGAATGGAAGAAAATTACTCTCAAGACAGCTCTCATGTTCCCCGCCACCATTTTCTCTGTATTCTTTGTCTTGAATGCCCTAATTTGGGGCCAGAAATCCTCCGGGGCCGTGCCTTTTGGGACCATGTTTGTCCTAGTGGTGCTATGGTTCGGCATTTCGGTTCCTCTTGTGTTTGTCGGCAGTTACGTTGGCTTCAAGAAGCCTGCCATCGAGGATCCGGTAAAAACTAACAAGATCCCGAGGCAGATTCCAGACCAGGCGTGGTATATGCGTCCCGCCTTCTCGATCCTAATTGGAGGCATACTTCCATTCGGGGCTGTCTTCATTGAACTCTTCTTCATACTCACTTCGATATGGTTGCACCAGTTCTACTACATCTTTGGGATCCtcttcatcgtcttcctcatcctcatcgTGACGTGCGCTGAGATCACGGTCGTCCTATGCTACTTCCAGCTGTGCAGCGAAGATTACCAGTGGTGGTGGAGATCGTATCTCACTTCGGGTTCCTCAGCTCTATACCTCTTCCTTTATGCAGCTTTCTACTTCTTCACAAAGCTCAATATCACGAAACCTGTTTCTGGGGCCCTGTACTTTGGTTACATGCTCATTGGGTCATATGCTTTCTTCGTGCTGACGGGCATGATCGGTTTCTATGCATGCTTTTGGTTCACGAGGCTAATCTACTCGTCGGTGAAGATCGACTAA
- the LOC115752621 gene encoding LOW QUALITY PROTEIN: leucine aminopeptidase 1-like (The sequence of the model RefSeq protein was modified relative to this genomic sequence to represent the inferred CDS: inserted 1 base in 1 codon) has translation MAAIVVSLASSFAASXSSSPSLLFPRLRAASTSSFRLSFAVSPFLNSKRGKLMAHTLARATLGLTQPANIDVPKIAFAATDIDAVEWKGDILAVGVTEKDMAKDENSKFQNSILERLDAQLSGLLAEASLEEDFTGKSGQSVVLRLPGIGSKRVGLIGLGQSASTPTAFQGLGEAVAAAAKAAQASNVGIVLASSEGLSAESKLTTASAIASGTVLGIHDDTRYKSESKKTALKSVDILGLGSGPELDKKLKYAEDVSCGIIFGRELVNSPANVLTPAVLAHEASKIASAYSDVISATILDAEQCKELKMGSYLGVAAASANPPHFIHLCYKPVGGPAKTKLALVGKGLTFDSGGYNIKTGPGCLIELMKFDMGGSAAVLGAAKAIGKIKPPGVEVHFIVAACENMISGTGMRPGDIVTASNGKTIEVNNTDAEGRLTLADALVYACNQGVEKIVDLATLTRFCVVALGPSIAGVFTPSDDLAKEVIAASELSGEKLWRMPLEESYWESMKSGVADMVNTGSREGGAITAALFLKQFVDEKVQWMHIDMSGPARNDKKMAATGFGISTLVEWVLTNSS, from the exons ATGGCCGCCATTGTCGTGTCCTTGGCTTCCTCATTTGCCGCCT TCTCTTCGTCCCCTTCTTTGCTCTTTCCTAGATTACGCGCTGCTTCAACTTCAAGTTTCCGGCTTTCCTTCGCCGTCTCGCCGTTCTTGAACTCGAAGAGAGGGAAGCTCATGGCTCACACTCTCGCTCGGGCCACTCTCGGCCTCACTCAACCCGCCAACATCGATGTCCCCAAG ATTGCTTTTGCTGCCACAGACATTGATGCGGTGGAATGGAAAGGAGACATACTCGCGGTTGGTGTGACCGAGAAGGACATGGCCAAGGATGAGAATTCTAAGTTTCAGAACTCTATTTTGGAAAGGCTTGATGCACAACTGAGTGGCCTCTTAGCTGAAGCCTCTTTGGAGGAGGATTTTACTGGAAAATCTGGCCAATCAGTTGTTCTCAGGCTTCCAGGCATTGGTTCAAAGAGGGTCGGCTTGATTGGACTTGGCCAATCAGCTTCCACTCCCACAGCCTTCCAAGGTCTTGGTGAAGCTGTCGCTGCTGCAGCAAAAGCTGCTCAAGCTAGTAATGTCGGCATTGTCCTAGCCTCATCTGAAGGGTTATCGGCTGAATCGAAGCTCACCACTGCTTCAGCAATTGCATCTG GGACTGTGCTGGGAATACATGACGACACTAGATATAAATCAGAATCCAAGAAAACAGCTCTTAAATCTGTGGATATTCTTGGCCTTGGAAGTGGACCTGAACTAGATAAAAAGCTCAAGTATGCTGAAGATGTATCTTGTGGTATAATATTTGGAAGAGAACTTGTCAATTCTCCTGCCAATGTGCTTACCCCCG CTGTACTGGCACATGAGGCATCGAAGATTGCTTCTGCGTACAGCGATGTAATTTCCGCAACAATTTTGGATGCCGAGCAATGCAAAGAATTGAAAATGGGATCTTATCTGGGTGTTGCTGCAGCCTCTGCAAATCCTCCTCATTTCATCCACTTATGTTACAAACCTGTTGGTGGACCTGCCAAGACAAAGTTGGCTTTGGTGGGGAAAGGACTGACTTTTGACAG TGGCGGCTACAACATCAAGACTGGGCCTGGTTGCTTAATTGAGCTCATGAAATTTGATATGGGAGGTTCTGCAGCAGTTCTTGGTGCAGCAAAagcaattggtaaaattaaaccTCCCGGAGTTGAG GTTCATTTCATTGTTGCTGCTTGTGAGAATATGATTAGTGGAACTGGCATGAGGCCAGGTGACATTGTCACTGCCTCAAATGGAAAGACAATTGAG GTTAATAATACTGATGCTGAAGGAAGACTTACACTTGCAGATGCTTTGGTTTATGCTTGCAACCAAGGTGTAGAGAAG ATAGTGGACTTGGCGACATTGACTCGATTCTGCGTTGTTGCTCTTGGGCCATCAATTGCTG GTGTCTTTACTCCTAGTGATGACCTAGCAAAGGAGGTAATCGCTGCATCAGAACTAAGTGGGGAGAAACTGTGGAGAATGCCATTGGAGGAAAGTTACTGGGAATCAATGAAATCTGGAGTCGCCGATATGGTGAACACAGGAAGCCGGGAAGGTGGTGCGATTACAGCGGCTTTGTTCTTAAAGCAG TTTGTCGATGAGAAGGTTCAGTGGATGCACATAGACATGTCTGGTCCTGCTCGCAACGACAAGAAAATGGCCGCCACGGGATTTGGCATCTCGACTCTCGTGGAGTGGGTATTGACAAACTCTTCTTAG